In Catellicoccus marimammalium M35/04/3, the following proteins share a genomic window:
- a CDS encoding thymidylate synthase has product MSEQAYLDLVENILTKGETRTDRTGTGTKSIFGYQMRFSLKEGFPLLTTKKVPFSLIKSELLWFLRGDTNIRYLLEHNNHIWDEWAFQRFVESEDYQGPDMTDFGRRAQQDETFNCLYQQEKEQFCQRILADEDFAQRYGELGPVYGKQWCSWEKRDGSTLNQLKNVIDEIKRNPDSRRLIVSAWNPEDVDAMALPPCHVLFQFYVQNGKLSCQLYQRSGDVFLGVPFNIASYALLTHLIAHECQLEVGDFVHTLGDAHIYLNHIEQMQEQLKRTPYPFPTLKLNPDKASIFDFTIDDIQLENYQSHPAIKGKVAV; this is encoded by the coding sequence ATGTCAGAACAAGCATATCTTGACTTAGTAGAAAACATTTTAACAAAAGGAGAAACTCGTACAGATCGTACAGGTACAGGAACAAAAAGTATTTTTGGTTATCAAATGCGTTTTTCTTTAAAGGAAGGATTTCCCTTATTAACGACAAAGAAAGTTCCCTTCTCTTTAATCAAAAGTGAATTACTTTGGTTTTTACGTGGAGATACCAATATTCGCTATTTATTAGAACATAATAATCATATTTGGGATGAATGGGCCTTTCAACGTTTTGTAGAAAGTGAAGACTACCAAGGTCCAGATATGACTGACTTTGGTCGCCGTGCTCAACAAGATGAAACTTTCAATTGTTTGTATCAACAAGAAAAAGAGCAATTTTGTCAAAGAATTTTGGCTGATGAAGACTTTGCTCAACGCTATGGAGAGTTAGGTCCCGTCTATGGCAAGCAATGGTGTTCTTGGGAGAAGCGAGATGGATCAACGTTGAACCAATTAAAAAATGTCATTGACGAAATCAAACGAAATCCTGATTCCCGTCGTCTTATCGTATCGGCATGGAACCCAGAGGATGTAGATGCAATGGCGCTTCCTCCTTGTCATGTTCTTTTTCAATTTTACGTCCAAAATGGAAAATTGAGTTGTCAATTATATCAAAGAAGTGGCGATGTCTTTTTAGGAGTTCCTTTTAATATCGCAAGCTATGCATTATTAACTCATTTGATTGCTCATGAATGCCAATTAGAGGTTGGGGATTTTGTTCATACCCTTGGCGATGCACATATTTATTTAAATCATATCGAGCAAATGCAAGAACAACTGAAAAGAACTCCTTATCCTTTTCCTACATTAAAACTCAATCCAGATAAAGCATCCATTTTTGATTTTACAATAGATGATATCCAATTAGAAAATTATCAATCTCATCCTGCGATTAAAGGAAAAGTTGCGGTATAA